One Chlorobaculum limnaeum genomic window carries:
- a CDS encoding leucine-rich repeat domain-containing protein — translation MAKNKAYLIAEKKIAEALRTGATELDLSRIWYAKDTWYLGDSERLTELPESLGQLTQLRLLNLRENQLTSLPESLGKLTKLQSLDLSTNRLTSLQSRSVG, via the coding sequence ATGGCAAAGAACAAAGCATATCTGATAGCAGAAAAGAAAATCGCGGAAGCCCTGCGAACCGGGGCGACCGAACTCGATCTAAGTCGCATATGGTACGCCAAGGACACATGGTACTTAGGAGATTCAGAGAGACTCACTGAATTGCCGGAATCGTTGGGCCAACTCACACAGTTGCGGTTGCTGAACCTTCGCGAAAACCAACTGACATCACTGCCGGAATCGCTGGGCAAACTCACAAAGTTACAGTCACTGGACCTCAGTACAAATCGACTGACGTCGCTCCAGAGTCGATCGGTAGGCTAA
- the dsrJ gene encoding sulfate reduction electron transfer complex DsrMKJOP subunit DsrJ, protein MNKFSQFLAAIAAGLAVFVAAWFFIQAGHHGSAPAIAADAVAPVAASAAKGAPVDSAKCILPTDYMRAHHMQVLDKWRKDSVRKGNRTFVNPEGAHFDKSLNTCLGCHGSNPMFCFMCHEYANVKPTCWNCHLSPMEVPQ, encoded by the coding sequence ATGAATAAGTTCAGTCAGTTTCTTGCAGCCATCGCCGCCGGCCTCGCTGTTTTCGTGGCGGCATGGTTTTTCATCCAGGCCGGTCATCACGGCTCGGCTCCGGCGATAGCCGCCGATGCCGTCGCGCCGGTCGCGGCGTCGGCCGCCAAAGGCGCGCCGGTGGACAGCGCCAAGTGCATCCTGCCGACCGACTACATGCGGGCGCACCACATGCAGGTGCTCGACAAGTGGCGCAAGGATTCGGTGCGCAAGGGGAACCGCACCTTCGTCAATCCCGAAGGCGCGCACTTCGACAAGAGCCTGAACACCTGCCTCGGGTGCCACGGTTCGAATCCGATGTTCTGTTTTATGTGTCACGAGTATGCCAATGTCAAGCCGACATGCTGGAATTGTCATCTGTCGCCGATGGAGGTACCGCAATGA
- the cobA gene encoding uroporphyrinogen-III C-methyltransferase — MTDSIHTEPTPSQTPAKKGYVYIAGAGPGDPELLTLKADRVLREADVILFDDLVLPQMLEPYRAEKIYTGKRKDAHHFAQDEINQEIVRHALMGKTVVRLKGGDPFIFGRGGEEIDTLRQHGIEYEIIPGITAAHGASAYSEIPLTMRKVSSSVAFCTGHPVNSIQVPDTDTIVYYMVASNVHDVLDKVAASGRSGETMVAVVQNATRYNQRIFISTLDEFRKRERAVYSPALLIIGQNISQYIEENWYSRKKKVLMTGEAPKKYTPAEYITVPFPCRQVAGADLGAVKSCIEGIGQFTMLFFQNRFAVRYFFKYLFENGRDVRHLAHLVICTSNRLAATELQEHGIIADCRLEAETPTGIGEMLRRQGLTGQRILLPGAEHVDELVAGQLREGGNQVTPLAVYVHGAQDHVEAIDLDFIDEIYFASPECVRKFRELHDAIPARIVVTPADERTAEDVKKQFGG; from the coding sequence ATGACCGATTCAATCCATACAGAACCGACACCGTCACAGACACCGGCGAAGAAAGGGTACGTCTATATCGCGGGCGCGGGGCCGGGCGATCCCGAACTGCTGACGCTCAAAGCCGACCGGGTGTTGCGCGAGGCAGACGTGATCCTCTTCGACGACCTCGTGCTGCCCCAGATGCTCGAACCCTACAGGGCCGAGAAGATTTACACCGGCAAGCGCAAGGATGCGCATCACTTCGCGCAGGACGAGATCAATCAGGAGATCGTGCGCCATGCGCTCATGGGCAAGACCGTCGTGAGGCTCAAGGGCGGCGATCCCTTCATTTTCGGACGGGGCGGCGAAGAGATCGACACGCTCCGCCAGCACGGCATCGAGTACGAGATCATTCCGGGCATCACGGCGGCGCACGGGGCCAGCGCCTACAGCGAAATTCCGCTCACCATGCGCAAGGTATCCTCGTCGGTGGCCTTCTGCACCGGCCATCCGGTCAACAGCATTCAGGTGCCCGATACCGACACCATCGTCTACTACATGGTGGCCTCGAACGTGCACGACGTGCTCGACAAGGTGGCGGCGTCGGGGCGAAGCGGCGAGACGATGGTTGCCGTGGTGCAGAACGCCACGCGCTACAACCAGCGCATCTTTATCAGTACGCTCGACGAGTTCCGCAAGCGCGAGCGTGCGGTCTACTCACCGGCGCTGCTCATCATCGGCCAGAACATCAGCCAGTACATCGAAGAGAACTGGTACTCCCGCAAGAAGAAGGTGCTCATGACCGGCGAGGCACCGAAAAAATATACGCCAGCCGAATACATCACCGTGCCCTTCCCGTGCCGACAGGTTGCGGGCGCGGATCTCGGCGCGGTCAAGAGTTGCATCGAAGGGATCGGGCAGTTCACGATGCTCTTCTTCCAGAACCGCTTCGCCGTGCGCTACTTCTTCAAGTACCTCTTCGAAAACGGACGTGACGTCCGCCACCTGGCGCATCTCGTCATCTGCACCTCGAACCGTCTGGCGGCCACGGAGCTTCAGGAACACGGCATCATTGCCGATTGCCGACTCGAAGCGGAAACGCCGACCGGCATCGGGGAGATGCTGAGGCGACAGGGGCTGACGGGCCAGCGCATTCTCCTGCCGGGCGCGGAGCACGTCGATGAGCTGGTGGCCGGGCAACTGCGCGAGGGTGGCAACCAAGTCACGCCGCTCGCCGTCTATGTGCACGGCGCGCAGGATCACGTCGAAGCCATCGATCTCGATTTTATCGACGAAATTTACTTCGCCTCGCCGGAGTGCGTCAGGAAATTCAGGGAGCTGCACGACGCAATTCCCGCCCGAATCGTCGTCACCCCGGCGGACGAGCGGACGGCGGAGGACGTAAAAAAACAGTTCGGCGGCTGA
- the dsrM gene encoding sulfate reduction electron transfer complex DsrMKJOP subunit DsrM: MKKVLKPLIAVIVLALIPWAGITYGKLDYVFAIVIPYAAAAILVLGMFFRLIDWIRRPVPFNIPTTCGQEQSLDWVKTNPLECPSNPFMAAVRVLSEVFLFRSLFRNTKAELHGGPKLVYGSHKWLWLGGLAFHWSMLVIVIRHARFFLETLPMPIGLLETFDSFLDVTVPAFYLTDALALAAITFLVLRRLSDEKMRLLSLSTDYFPLFLFGAIAVIGISMRYVTKVNVMPVKALAMTLAHFGFDAPEPIGVLFYVHLFLVCVLLAYIPFSKLVHMGGIFLSPTRNLPNNSRARRHVNPWNPDIKFRTYAEYEDEFREKMKKAGLPVEKQ, encoded by the coding sequence ATGAAGAAAGTGCTGAAACCGCTGATCGCGGTGATTGTGCTGGCGCTGATTCCCTGGGCCGGAATCACCTACGGCAAGCTCGACTACGTTTTCGCCATCGTCATTCCCTACGCCGCGGCGGCCATTCTCGTACTCGGAATGTTCTTCCGCCTCATCGACTGGATCCGCAGGCCGGTGCCGTTCAACATTCCGACAACCTGCGGTCAGGAGCAGTCGCTCGACTGGGTCAAGACCAACCCGCTGGAGTGTCCGTCGAATCCCTTCATGGCGGCTGTCCGGGTGCTCTCCGAAGTATTCCTGTTCCGTTCGCTCTTCCGCAACACCAAGGCCGAACTGCACGGCGGCCCAAAGCTGGTCTACGGTTCGCACAAATGGCTGTGGCTCGGCGGCCTGGCGTTTCACTGGTCGATGCTCGTCATCGTCATTCGCCACGCGCGCTTTTTCCTCGAAACCCTGCCGATGCCGATCGGGTTGCTCGAAACCTTCGACAGCTTCCTCGATGTCACCGTGCCCGCATTCTACCTCACCGACGCCCTCGCGCTGGCCGCTATCACCTTTCTGGTGCTGCGCCGCCTGTCGGACGAAAAGATGCGGCTGCTCTCGCTCTCGACGGACTATTTCCCGCTTTTCCTCTTTGGCGCTATCGCCGTCATCGGCATCAGCATGCGCTACGTGACCAAGGTCAATGTCATGCCGGTCAAGGCGCTGGCCATGACGCTGGCTCACTTCGGCTTCGACGCGCCTGAACCGATTGGCGTCCTGTTCTATGTTCACCTGTTCCTGGTTTGCGTGCTGCTTGCCTACATTCCGTTCAGCAAGCTGGTGCACATGGGCGGCATCTTCCTCAGCCCGACGCGCAACCTGCCGAACAACAGCCGCGCCAGGCGGCATGTCAACCCCTGGAATCCCGACATCAAGTTCAGGACTTATGCCGAATACGAAGACGAGTTCCGCGAAAAAATGAAAAAGGCGGGTCTTCCGGTCGAAAAGCAATAA
- a CDS encoding precorrin-2 dehydrogenase/sirohydrochlorin ferrochelatase family protein, which yields MKVFLPLNIRVDNKKILFVGGGKIALHKIQTIEKYTRNITIVSPEIIDELKGKGFTEVYKEYDSSDLDGAFLVYASTNVEAVNRRVRDDAEARGILVNVVDNRELSGFISPAIIKTKEMTVAVSSNGQNVKKSVEWRNRLREFVNETWPDDNP from the coding sequence ATGAAAGTGTTTCTGCCGCTCAACATCCGGGTGGACAACAAGAAGATTCTCTTCGTCGGCGGCGGCAAGATCGCCTTGCACAAGATTCAGACCATCGAAAAGTATACCCGGAACATCACCATCGTCTCGCCTGAAATCATCGACGAACTCAAGGGCAAGGGGTTCACGGAGGTCTACAAGGAGTACGACTCCTCCGACCTCGACGGCGCGTTCCTCGTCTACGCCAGCACCAACGTCGAGGCGGTCAACCGGCGCGTCCGCGACGACGCCGAGGCGCGGGGAATCCTGGTGAACGTCGTCGATAACCGCGAGCTTTCGGGCTTCATCTCACCAGCGATCATCAAGACAAAGGAGATGACCGTCGCGGTCTCCTCGAACGGCCAGAACGTCAAAAAGTCCGTGGAGTGGCGCAACCGCCTCCGGGAGTTCGTCAACGAGACCTGGCCGGACGATAACCCCTAA
- a CDS encoding RsbRD N-terminal domain-containing protein has product MTRAWEQIVKENRKTLLDRWSSSVVAMLPGGASHGSLVAAAIAEELGALLDAVTDRTVQAAEPIMRITRILAVQDIPPSRSLSILFMLRGLIEELPAGCDHPCRDRLEELTLQAFDSYMKHRETICQIKFDEGRRKMHMALRRAEA; this is encoded by the coding sequence ATGACGAGAGCGTGGGAACAGATAGTCAAAGAGAACCGGAAAACCCTGCTCGACCGGTGGAGTTCGTCTGTCGTGGCGATGCTGCCCGGCGGCGCGAGCCACGGCTCGCTGGTCGCTGCCGCCATCGCCGAGGAGCTGGGCGCTCTGCTCGATGCCGTGACGGATCGCACCGTACAGGCCGCCGAGCCGATCATGCGCATCACCCGGATCCTTGCTGTCCAGGATATTCCTCCTTCCAGATCACTGTCGATCCTGTTCATGCTACGTGGACTGATCGAAGAGCTGCCCGCCGGGTGCGACCATCCGTGCCGCGACCGCCTCGAAGAGCTCACCCTGCAAGCCTTCGACAGCTACATGAAGCACCGTGAGACCATCTGCCAGATCAAATTCGACGAGGGCCGCCGCAAGATGCACATGGCGCTCAGGAGGGCCGAAGCATGA
- the dsrO gene encoding sulfate reduction electron transfer complex DsrMKJOP subunit DsrO, with protein sequence MSQNRREFLKKAGLGALAGLGAAAGLIPAFALEPTDSSSFTDAPVPGKVRWGMLIDTRKCLGNCTECIVRCHHDHNVPDFGKSKSEVKWIWKSGYEHAFPTASTQFQNPEVLERQVLTLCNHCAEPPCTKACPTEATFKRWDGIVSIDYHRCIGCRFCMAACPYGSRSFNWEDPRPKVKELSTAYPTRMRGVVEKCNFCSERLVKGELPACVVSCAENALTFGDLNKPDSEIRKMLAANETMQRKPELGTLPSVFYII encoded by the coding sequence ATGAGTCAAAATCGCAGAGAATTTCTGAAGAAAGCAGGTCTGGGCGCTCTGGCCGGACTGGGCGCGGCCGCGGGTCTGATCCCGGCCTTCGCGCTCGAACCGACTGATTCGTCGAGTTTTACCGATGCTCCCGTGCCCGGCAAGGTGCGCTGGGGGATGCTGATCGATACCCGCAAGTGCCTCGGCAATTGCACCGAGTGCATCGTTCGCTGCCACCACGACCATAACGTTCCGGACTTCGGCAAGTCGAAGAGCGAGGTGAAGTGGATATGGAAGAGCGGCTACGAGCACGCTTTTCCAACCGCCAGCACGCAGTTCCAGAATCCCGAAGTGCTCGAACGCCAGGTGCTGACGCTCTGCAACCACTGCGCCGAGCCGCCCTGCACCAAGGCGTGCCCGACCGAAGCGACCTTCAAGCGCTGGGACGGCATTGTCTCCATCGACTACCACCGCTGCATCGGCTGCCGCTTCTGCATGGCCGCCTGCCCTTACGGTTCGCGCAGCTTCAACTGGGAAGACCCGCGTCCGAAGGTCAAAGAGCTGAGCACCGCCTATCCGACGAGAATGCGCGGCGTGGTCGAGAAGTGCAACTTCTGCTCGGAGCGGCTCGTCAAGGGCGAGCTTCCGGCCTGCGTCGTCAGTTGCGCGGAGAATGCGCTCACCTTCGGCGATCTGAACAAGCCCGATTCGGAGATTCGCAAGATGCTCGCCGCGAACGAAACCATGCAGCGCAAGCCGGAACTCGGCACGCTGCCGTCAGTCTTTTACATCATCTAA
- the dsrP gene encoding sulfate reduction electron transfer complex DsrMKJOP subunit DsrP, with amino-acid sequence MIEKALKGGRGYWTWVAILLVVIGLGVSAYARQMTLGLGVTGMGRDISWGVYIAQFTFLVGVAASAVMLVLPYYLHNQKAFSKIVIVGEFLAVSAALMCMLFILADMGRPDRVLNVLLYPSPHSMVFWDVMVLNGYLFLNLISGWAVLGAERKGVAPAPWVKALIYISIPWAFSIHTVTAFLFAGLPGRHLWLTAVLAPRFLASAFAAGTAILILITFILKKVAKFDAGPEARLKLSVLASYAGLANLFFLGTEFFTAFYSNIPAHMHSLQYLFFGLEGHAPLVPWMWFSLITGIISVGVLLSPPLRRKNGALIAACIGLVVSIWIDKGMGLVFGGFVPTPLEEIVDYMPTATEISVTLGIWAIGLLVLTMLLKTAIAVKTQE; translated from the coding sequence ATGATCGAGAAAGCGCTCAAAGGAGGCCGCGGCTACTGGACATGGGTAGCCATCCTGCTCGTCGTCATCGGGCTCGGAGTGTCGGCTTACGCCCGCCAGATGACCCTCGGCCTCGGCGTCACCGGCATGGGCCGTGACATAAGCTGGGGCGTCTACATCGCCCAGTTCACCTTTCTGGTCGGGGTGGCCGCCTCGGCCGTGATGCTGGTGCTGCCGTACTACCTGCACAACCAGAAGGCCTTTTCGAAAATCGTCATCGTCGGAGAGTTCCTCGCCGTTTCGGCGGCGCTGATGTGCATGCTCTTCATTCTGGCCGACATGGGCCGCCCCGACCGCGTGCTCAACGTGCTGCTCTATCCCTCGCCCCACTCGATGGTCTTCTGGGACGTCATGGTGCTCAACGGCTACCTGTTCCTGAACCTCATCAGCGGTTGGGCGGTGCTCGGCGCGGAGCGCAAAGGCGTGGCTCCCGCGCCGTGGGTGAAGGCGCTGATCTACATTTCGATTCCGTGGGCCTTCAGCATCCACACGGTGACGGCGTTTCTCTTCGCCGGTCTGCCGGGTCGCCACCTCTGGCTGACTGCCGTGCTCGCCCCGCGATTCCTCGCCTCGGCCTTCGCCGCCGGTACGGCCATTCTGATTCTCATCACCTTCATTCTGAAGAAGGTCGCCAAATTCGACGCCGGCCCGGAAGCGCGTCTCAAGCTTTCGGTGCTCGCCTCTTATGCTGGCCTGGCCAATCTCTTTTTCCTCGGCACGGAGTTTTTCACGGCCTTCTACAGCAACATTCCGGCGCACATGCACAGCTTGCAGTACCTCTTCTTCGGCCTCGAAGGCCACGCGCCGCTCGTGCCGTGGATGTGGTTCTCGCTCATCACCGGCATCATCTCGGTGGGTGTGCTGCTCTCCCCGCCGCTGCGCCGCAAAAACGGCGCGCTCATCGCGGCCTGCATCGGCCTCGTCGTCTCGATCTGGATCGACAAGGGAATGGGCCTCGTCTTTGGCGGATTCGTACCGACGCCGCTCGAAGAGATCGTGGACTACATGCCGACGGCCACCGAAATTTCGGTCACGCTCGGTATCTGGGCCATCGGCCTGCTCGTGCTGACCATGTTGCTCAAGACCGCCATCGCCGTCAAGACGCAGGAGTGA
- a CDS encoding COR domain-containing protein, which translates to MNLPEWLNEWHDLQRLNLDGNPLNPELAAAYKEGLDAVKRYLRAKAAAQVVLNEVKLILIGEGEVGKSCLLGALRGDQWEEGKPTTHGIEIKPVKVTDPATGTEITLNGWDFGGQRVYRPTHQLFFTAPAVYLVVWKPREGPQQGFVKEWIKLVKHREPEAKILVVATHGGPKERQPDIDRQEIWDLFGRETVVDFITIDSKPNEQGERPTIEKLKTVIVQVAASLPEMGRTFPKHWQEAREALRNSNEAWLPLDRVFAICKEHKVDEEDARLLLLICRRVGDLIHYEHDPALRDIVILKPDWLATAISFVLDDEHTRNVGHGLVSFERLGLLWNDPDRPEENRYPERLHPIFLRLMERFDLSYRIAEQGRNDADGTSLIAQLVPDVRPEKALMHVWPASPFSGDEQQVQICRIVETKKNQSVTAEGIFYRLIVRLHKYSLGRANHHESVHWQRGLVLEDDTGARAFLEHIDNDVRITVRSPFAARFLSVLTYEVKWLVENPEQGWKGMRCDVMVPCLMKANSGTPCIGLFEVGNLLENKKRKRFEVPCTVCNEWQPVVQLLGNAPAAQPNPLEELLAHSAEAMRMLREVREQLGEQHAQVIGRFDHLDASGKELVSKVEGAYDSLIHTLLDEAKEGPRLFSFQPVDPGFFERPRWISQKFRLTLWCEHSRQPLPELNGKKSKAGVYELTLPREWFEKAAPFLKVLTGTLSLVLPVAASATKFIMDDTAYKGLEKELDLGQKSLESVLKGGEQSGAWLGRSDAPELERGEAIRAQGAVLRQLHAWLKEKDPSFGGLIRVQNKRQEFLWVHPQFEGEY; encoded by the coding sequence ATGAACCTGCCCGAGTGGCTGAACGAGTGGCATGATTTGCAGAGACTCAACCTTGACGGCAACCCACTCAACCCCGAACTCGCCGCCGCCTACAAGGAGGGCCTCGATGCAGTCAAACGCTACCTGCGGGCGAAGGCGGCGGCGCAGGTGGTGCTGAACGAGGTGAAGCTGATTCTCATTGGCGAGGGTGAGGTGGGGAAGAGTTGCCTGCTTGGGGCGTTGCGCGGCGACCAGTGGGAGGAGGGCAAGCCTACCACGCACGGCATCGAGATCAAGCCGGTGAAGGTGACCGATCCCGCCACCGGCACGGAGATTACGCTGAACGGCTGGGATTTCGGCGGACAGCGGGTCTATCGGCCAACGCACCAGTTGTTTTTTACCGCCCCGGCGGTCTATCTGGTGGTGTGGAAGCCGCGCGAAGGGCCGCAGCAGGGGTTCGTGAAGGAGTGGATCAAGCTGGTGAAGCACCGCGAGCCGGAGGCTAAAATCCTCGTCGTCGCCACCCACGGTGGCCCCAAAGAGCGCCAGCCGGACATCGACCGCCAGGAAATCTGGGATCTGTTCGGCAGGGAGACCGTGGTGGATTTCATCACCATCGACAGCAAGCCGAATGAGCAAGGCGAGCGTCCAACCATTGAAAAACTGAAGACGGTCATCGTGCAAGTCGCGGCTTCATTGCCCGAAATGGGCCGTACCTTCCCAAAGCACTGGCAGGAGGCGCGTGAAGCGTTGCGGAACAGCAACGAAGCCTGGCTGCCGCTTGACCGCGTTTTCGCCATCTGCAAGGAGCACAAGGTGGATGAAGAGGATGCACGGTTGCTGCTACTCATATGCCGTCGCGTGGGCGACCTGATCCATTACGAGCACGATCCTGCATTGCGCGACATCGTCATTCTGAAACCCGACTGGCTGGCCACGGCGATAAGTTTTGTGCTCGACGATGAGCACACGCGGAACGTCGGGCATGGCCTTGTCAGCTTCGAGCGGCTTGGATTGCTCTGGAATGATCCCGACAGGCCGGAGGAGAATCGTTATCCTGAAAGATTGCATCCTATATTTCTCAGGTTGATGGAACGGTTCGACCTCTCATACCGAATTGCCGAGCAAGGCAGAAACGATGCTGATGGCACGAGCCTGATTGCGCAGTTGGTGCCTGACGTTCGCCCTGAAAAAGCCCTGATGCATGTCTGGCCAGCAAGCCCATTTTCTGGCGATGAGCAGCAGGTGCAAATTTGCAGGATCGTGGAGACAAAGAAGAATCAATCCGTCACAGCGGAAGGGATTTTTTACCGGCTCATTGTCCGCCTGCATAAATATTCGCTGGGGCGTGCAAACCATCACGAGAGCGTTCACTGGCAACGTGGTCTGGTACTGGAGGATGATACCGGAGCACGCGCTTTTCTTGAGCATATCGATAATGATGTCCGCATCACCGTGCGTTCTCCTTTTGCCGCTCGTTTCCTTTCGGTTTTGACTTATGAGGTGAAGTGGCTTGTGGAAAACCCGGAACAAGGTTGGAAGGGAATGCGTTGCGACGTTATGGTGCCTTGTTTGATGAAAGCAAATAGCGGGACGCCATGCATCGGCTTGTTTGAGGTCGGAAACCTGCTTGAAAACAAGAAGCGCAAACGCTTCGAAGTTCCATGCACCGTCTGCAACGAGTGGCAGCCTGTCGTGCAACTGCTCGGCAATGCCCCTGCCGCGCAGCCAAATCCGCTGGAGGAACTGCTTGCCCATTCCGCTGAAGCGATGCGGATGTTGCGGGAGGTTCGGGAGCAACTAGGTGAGCAGCATGCTCAGGTCATCGGTCGCTTTGATCATTTGGACGCATCCGGCAAGGAACTTGTGAGCAAGGTGGAGGGCGCTTACGACAGCTTGATTCACACGCTGCTTGACGAAGCGAAGGAAGGCCCGCGCCTGTTCAGCTTCCAGCCGGTTGATCCGGGGTTCTTTGAGCGGCCCAGGTGGATCAGCCAGAAGTTCCGCCTGACGCTGTGGTGCGAGCACAGCCGTCAGCCGTTGCCGGAATTGAATGGCAAGAAAAGCAAAGCGGGCGTGTATGAGTTGACCCTGCCTCGCGAGTGGTTCGAGAAGGCTGCGCCATTCCTCAAGGTGCTCACCGGCACGTTGAGCCTCGTACTGCCGGTGGCGGCGTCGGCCACGAAATTCATCATGGATGACACCGCCTACAAGGGTCTGGAGAAGGAGTTGGACCTTGGTCAGAAGAGTCTCGAATCGGTGCTCAAAGGCGGAGAGCAATCCGGCGCATGGCTGGGTCGCAGCGACGCGCCGGAGCTGGAGCGCGGCGAGGCGATCCGGGCGCAGGGGGCTGTCCTGCGGCAGTTGCACGCCTGGCTGAAGGAGAAAGACCCAAGCTTCGGCGGGCTGATTCGGGTGCAGAACAAGCGGCAGGAGTTCCTGTGGGTGCATCCGCAGTTCGAGGGAGAGTATTGA
- the dsrK gene encoding sulfate reduction electron transfer complex DsrMKJOP subunit DsrK, producing the protein MSNKYALKPDELKKEFEQKKPRLLKGEFGGKDWWDLPVEFRDGNWCFPAKPEVLDELHFANPRKWAATDKDWQLPAGWEKTIRDGMKDRLKRFRSFKVFMDSCVRCGACADKCHFFLGTGDPKNMPVLRAELVRSVYRNDFTGLAKILKDFSGSRTLTQDVIKEWHMYFHQCTECRRCSVFCPMGIDTAEITMMVRELLNLIGVNNNWILAPVANCNRTGNHLGIEPHTFEQNIMSLVDDIEDVTGVKVNPTFNRKGAEILFITPSGDVFADPGVYTMMGYLLLFHHIGLDYTISTYASEGGNFGMFTSNEMMKKINAKMYHEAKRLGVKWILGGECGHMWRVVHQYMNTMNGPADFLKEPVSPITGTKFTNAKTTKMVHIAEFTADLIKHGKLKLDPTRNDHLRTTFHDSCNVARGMGMFEEPRYVLNKVCNVFHEMPENTIKEQTFCCGSGSGLNAEEFMDTRMRGGFPRASAVAHVREKHKVDSLVTICAIDRASLPALMRYWNPGVTVYGLHELVGNALIMQGEKKRTEDLRENPMAGFGEGDDDE; encoded by the coding sequence ATGTCCAATAAATACGCCCTCAAGCCAGACGAACTCAAGAAAGAGTTCGAACAAAAGAAGCCGCGGCTCCTCAAGGGGGAGTTCGGCGGTAAGGATTGGTGGGATTTGCCGGTGGAGTTCCGCGACGGCAACTGGTGTTTTCCCGCCAAGCCTGAAGTGCTCGACGAGCTGCACTTCGCCAACCCGAGGAAATGGGCTGCCACCGACAAGGACTGGCAGCTTCCCGCAGGATGGGAAAAAACCATCCGCGACGGCATGAAGGATCGCCTGAAGCGGTTCCGTTCGTTCAAGGTGTTCATGGACAGTTGCGTGCGCTGCGGCGCATGCGCCGACAAGTGCCACTTTTTCCTCGGCACGGGCGACCCGAAGAACATGCCGGTGCTTCGCGCCGAGCTTGTCCGTTCGGTCTATCGCAACGACTTCACGGGTCTGGCAAAGATCCTCAAGGATTTTTCCGGATCGAGGACGCTCACGCAGGATGTGATCAAGGAGTGGCACATGTACTTCCATCAGTGCACCGAGTGTCGCCGCTGTTCGGTCTTCTGCCCGATGGGCATCGACACCGCCGAAATCACCATGATGGTGCGCGAGCTGCTCAACCTCATCGGCGTGAACAACAACTGGATTCTCGCGCCGGTGGCCAACTGCAACCGCACGGGCAACCACCTCGGCATCGAGCCGCACACCTTCGAGCAGAACATCATGTCGCTGGTCGATGACATCGAGGATGTGACCGGCGTGAAGGTCAATCCGACCTTCAACCGCAAGGGGGCCGAAATCCTGTTCATCACGCCGTCGGGCGACGTCTTCGCCGATCCCGGCGTCTATACGATGATGGGCTACCTGCTGCTCTTCCACCACATCGGTCTTGATTACACCATCAGCACCTACGCTTCGGAGGGTGGCAACTTCGGCATGTTCACCTCGAACGAGATGATGAAAAAGATCAACGCCAAGATGTACCACGAGGCGAAACGTCTCGGAGTCAAGTGGATTCTTGGCGGAGAGTGCGGTCACATGTGGCGCGTGGTGCATCAGTACATGAACACCATGAACGGCCCGGCGGACTTCCTCAAGGAGCCGGTTTCGCCCATCACCGGGACGAAGTTCACCAACGCGAAAACCACCAAAATGGTGCATATCGCCGAGTTCACTGCCGACCTCATCAAGCACGGCAAGCTGAAGCTCGACCCCACGCGCAACGACCACCTGCGCACTACCTTCCACGACTCATGCAACGTCGCCCGCGGCATGGGCATGTTCGAGGAGCCGCGCTATGTTCTCAACAAGGTGTGCAACGTTTTCCACGAAATGCCTGAAAATACCATCAAGGAGCAGACCTTCTGCTGCGGATCGGGCAGCGGCCTGAACGCCGAGGAGTTCATGGACACCCGCATGAGAGGCGGTTTCCCGAGAGCGAGCGCCGTGGCGCACGTGCGGGAGAAGCACAAGGTCGATTCGCTGGTCACCATCTGCGCCATCGACCGGGCCAGTCTTCCGGCGCTGATGCGCTACTGGAATCCGGGCGTGACGGTCTACGGACTGCACGAACTGGTTGGCAACGCGCTCATCATGCAGGGGGAAAAGAAGAGAACCGAAGACCTGAGAGAGAATCCGATGGCCGGATTCGGGGAGGGCGACGACGATGAATAA